From Zea mays cultivar B73 chromosome 3, Zm-B73-REFERENCE-NAM-5.0, whole genome shotgun sequence:
ctagtcggcggtgccaaagccaacccaagttagtcttagcaactaagcaagtgtcgagttcagctctttcaaaatctaccaagtatagctgaccctctaacactcccttaaaagctattgaatcgtcacttcttctaaagacagtaacaccagtatcagtaaaaagacagttgtagcccattttacataattgggatacggaaagcaaattgtaatctaaagaatctacaagaaaaacattggaaatagtatggtcaggtgatatagcaattttacccaaacctttgaccaaaccttgatttccatccccgaatgtgatagctcgttggggatcttggtttttctcatatgaggagaacatctttttctcccctgtcatatggtttgtgcacccactgtcgagtatccaacttgagcccccggatgcataaacctacaaaacaagtttagttctttgttttaggtacccaaacggttttgggtcctttggcattagatacaagaactttgggtacccaaacacaagtcttggaacccttgtgcttgcccccaacaaatttggcaactaccttgccggatttgctagtaagcacataagatgcatcaaaagttttaaatgaaatggcatgatcatttgatgcattaggagttttctttctaggcaacttggcacgggttggttgcctagagctagatgtctcacccttatacataaaagcatggttagggccagagtgagacttcctagagtgaattctcctaattttgctctcgggataaccggcagggtacaaaatgtaaccctcgttatcctgaggcatgggagccttgcccttaacaaagttagacaaatttttaggtggggcattaattttgacattgtctcccctttgaaagccaatgccgtccttaatgcccgggcgtctcccattatagagcatgcttctagccaatttaaatttttcattttctaagtcatgctctctaattttagcattaagttgtgctatgtgatcattttgttttttaattaaggcaaggtgatcatggatagcatcaacattaacatctctacatctagtgcaaatggacatatgctcaatagtagatgtagagggtttgcaagactttaattcaataaccttagcatgcaacaaatcattcttagttctaaggtcagaaatagtagtattgcaaacatcaaaatccttagccttagcaattaatttctcattctcatttctaaggctagcgatggaagcattcaattcatcaatcctagcaagcaagtcaacatcatcatttctaggatcaatgcaaacatgagaatcaaccttagccaacaaattagcattttcatttctaaggttgtctaaaatctcatggcaagtgcttagctcactagataatttttcacatttttctctttctagagcataagcatttttaaccttaacatgtttcttgttttccttgattaggaagtcctcttgggagtccaagagatcgtccttttcatggatagcactaattagctcatttaatttttctttttgttccatgttaaggttggcaaaaagaatacgcaagttatcctcctcatttttatcatcctcatcactagatgtttcatatttagtggaggactttgattttaccttctttttgccgtccttggccatgaggcacttgtggccgacgttggggaagaggaggcctttggtgacggcgatgttggcggcgtcctcgtcgtcggaggagtcgcttgagctttcgtcggagtcccactcccgacaaacatgggcatcgccgcccttcttcttgtagtacttcttcttctccttccttttgcccctcttgtcgttgtccctgtcactgtcacttgataatggacatttagcaataaagtgaccgggcttaccacatttgtagcaaaccttcttggaacgagatttgtagtccttccccttccgttgcttgaggatttgccggaagcttttgatgattagggccatctcctcgttgtcgagcttggaggcgtcaattggttgtctacttggtgtagactcctccttcttctcctccgttgccttgaaggccacgggttgcgcctcggatgtggaaggctcatcaagctcgttgatcttcttggagcccttaatcatgcattcaaaactaacaaaattcccgatgacttcctcgggggtcatttgtgtatatctaggattgccacgaattaattgtacttgagtagggttaaggaaaataagggctctcagaataaccttaaccacttcgtggtcatcccattttgtgctcccgaggttgcgcacttggttcaccaaggtcttgagccggttgtacatgtcttgtggctcctccccttggcgaagacggaagcgaccgagctccccctcgatcgtttcccgcttggtgatcttggtgagttcatcaccctcatgcgccgtcttgagtaggtcccaaatctccttggcgttcttcaacccttgtattttgttgtattcctccttgcttaaagaggcaaggagaatggttgtggcttgggagttgaagtgctcgatttgggccacttcgtccgtgtcgtagtcctcatcccctacggatggtacctgtacaccatactcaacaacatcccataatcttttgtggagagagattagatgaaattgcattaaattactccacatagcataatcttcaccattaaaagttggtggtttgcctaatgggacggaaagtaaaggtgtatgtttaggaacgcgagggtagcgtagggggatcttactatacttcttacgctcttggcgtttagaagtgacggacgccgcgtcggagccggaggtggaggtcgatgaagtgtcggtctcgtagaagaccaccttcctcatccttttgtgcttgtccccactccgatgcggcttgtgagaagatttttccttcttctccttatggtgagaagaggaagatcttttctccttccgcttggagaatttcttcttcttctctcttctcttggtgcgggactcttctgatgaagatgaagtgctcccttggcttgtagtgggcttgtcgtcgccggtctccatctccttcttggcgtgatctcccgacatcacttcgagcggttaggctctaatgaagcaccgggctccgataccaattgaaagtcgcctagaggggggggtgaatagggcgaaactgaaatttacaaatataaacacaactacaagccgggttagcgttagtaataaagaaacgagtccgggagagagggcgcaaaacaaatcccaagcgaataagcaagtgagacacgaagatttgttttaccgaggttcggttcttgcaaacctactccccgttgaggaggccacaaaggccgggtctctttcaacccttccctctctcaaacgatccacggatcgagtgagctttcttttcttaatcacttggaacacaaagttcccacaaggaccaccacaagtttggtgtctcttgcctcaattacaagtgagtttgatcgcaatgaaggaatcaagaaagcacgattaaaaagccaagcaacaagagcgacaagtaacacacggatcacttcctctctcaagtcactaatcactaatgatctcttttctcaattgtgaaacttggagaggtggaggctttgaatgtgtcttggaatggagtgctagctcttgtattgaatgttgaaggttggaatgcttggatgaagtgaatggaggtggttggggttgtatttatagccaccaaccacttcctagccgttgggccattctgccgagcgcggacggtccgccctcctggtgcggacggtccgcccctgtagatcaacggctgaaaatgcaacggtcagcagtaacggctatatcaacggctatattgcatttaatgcgtcgtcagatgtcagacagagccagtcgcggacggtccggtcgtgcaccccggacggtccgcgaggccccctataattcatttctccgaacccgttaccttcgggtttttcggtttcttaccgaccggacggtccgcgcctaaggccggacggtccgcgcgagggctcggacggtctttgcttttccttcggacagtccgtaatggaaacttgtatttttgcattggttctgtccgagagtcattctagtgttgcggacggtccgccgcaagggcccggacggtccgcgcttggcctgtttttccaaaaagcttctcctgtccggaataatctacggtattccggacagtcgatttagcatagttatagatgaacttttggcacctgtaaaacatataatctagagcaaactagttagtccaattgtttgtgttgggcgattcaaccaccaaaactatttaggaactaggtgtaagcctaattccctttcagaggcaaccctgcgcatgacccaacagtgccaaccaggcacgtcggtcacaggtcagtcagccgcgggagaaggcgcgacggtcgatacggcccaaaatgggtcggcagtaatggcggtggcaggcgggcggaagcagcggtcaagtcgtcagccaagctcacgtcccctcctgggacagcgagagaaccctctcccacggcgtgaagacgatgcgcccgtgttccgttccccgAACggttcgcgcacgcacaacggccgccccgcaagccactcgtcccgtcgcattaactctgcggcagagcaggcgacacctttggcaggcgaagcttcacctccgccataatgaccacgtcaaaaaaggtgcgccacgtcattcgatttcgtatccttttcatcttcctctttctctctcttacaacagggaccgggaaaggggataccccgaaagggatccttctccacgaaggaaacgggccccgagccccctactgatcagaggtttgaaggctggcccctcgaaagggttcaacagccgcctcagagcactcgggctccacgcccactactggtcagaggttcgaaggccggcccctcggaagggttcaacggccgcctcaggccactcgggctccgcgcccactactgatcaggggttcgtaggctggccctcgaagggttcgacagccgtctcagacgcagagcgagggatgaccctgggtacgttcgatacataaccaaggctcgggctacgctcccgaggtaccctaggacatttccgagaccgacgggaacgattttgtaacggaatcccaacaaagggaggcatcgagccctcggaccccgtcaaaaggggaccgggtccggcaaatcacccgcaggtacttttggagcgcacctccgggccactagccgacccctaacaaatggggcacgggcgtccactcggattacccgttagcagctcactagagacaccatgtttggcgccctccaagggcaacatggcgctttccttctcctccttgtggaaaggcgacgcaggggcgtatgtaaaaaagtcgagtctgtccttgaccgtcctcttgctctgtgcggaggctcgggggctgctctcgcaaacccggctccggccaaaccgttgaaagcgtcaacataccagcccgagaacttgggactcgactgtgcacccgggctacggccagttcgcatgagggaacaaccagaccggccgaagcatcgcgaaacacattaagacctcaaaggagtcaaaccactcctccgaggcctcgggggctacacccggcgggtgcgctcgcgcgcacccaccggaacgaaacgcaaccgagaaaggccggcccccttgcaaaaaagtgcgacaaaagcctccaagcgagtattaacactccctttgaggctcgggggctactgtcggggaccataattaggggtaccccaagactcctaatcttagctggtaacccccatcagcacaaagctgcaaaggcctgatgggtgcgattaagtcaaggctcggtccactcaagggacacaatctcgcctcgcccgagcccagcctcgggcaggggaagccgaccccggaggattcatgtctcgcccgagggccccctcaagcaacggacacaccttcggctcgcccgaggcccagtcttcgccgagaagcaaccttgacaagatcgccacgccaaccgaccgtatcgcaggagcatttaatgcaaaggtggcctgacaccttatcctgacgcgtgcccttcagtcgactgagccgaagtgaccgcagtcacttcgccgctccactgaccagcctgacaagaagacagcgccgcccgcgtcgctccgactgctgtgccactcgacagagtgaggctgacagcggccaagtccggcctctggcgccataggaagctccgcctcgcccgaccctagggctcggactcgggctcggccccctactgcaagcgcacccgacctgggcgcgggacaaacacgaaggccgcgggtttcacctctcacgcctgtctccctccggctcctcttccccccttcgcgctccgtctcgcgccgacccatctgggctggggcacgcggcgacaatttactcgtcggtccagggaccccccggggtcgaaacgccgacagtgctAAATGagtgaaaagtgcaaatcaaaggacaaggtatgtctctagacttagtgaattattttttaagtactaacatgtttgtccaagtgctagaaacagtgcagagaaaagagaaacgaatttggaaaaggattggctgtgagcagccaacatcagctcgggcctggcacaccggactgtccggtgcgctaggctggccgatggtgaaccggctgctctcgggaaaacgacataggcgtatggctaaaattcaccggactgtccggtgagccaactgtgccagcggccaacggtcgtctgcgcgatcaacgcgcgacatgtggccagctccaacggtcggctgggtgcaccggactgtccggtgcgccaaccagtcccgaggagcaacggtcggctgcgcccgatatggaaggagatcgtgcaccggacatgaacagtggttgtccggtgcaccactcgacagaaggcaggaattgccttccaagttggtctccaacggctcctagctgccttggggctataaaagggaccctaggcgcatggaggagtacaccaagctttcaagaaacattctaagactcccagactccgtctccacgcatttgattcgttgtgttagtgatttgagctccggttgagttgtgaactccctgtgctgtgtttcgagctcaagtcttggcttgtgtgcgtggttatgctgcggatttgagtcttgcgtgatgctctcccatccttactcttgtgctttctttgtgatcataactttgtaagggcgagaggctccaacttgtggagattcctcacaaacgggaagagTACTCAAAGATAAAaacactatggtattcaagtCAAACCACTCCATACGAGAGTGTTCCATAGtcacttgatttcactaacatCTTAATAATCaaatttgtggctatttagtgtttgattttacaagatcatctattcaccccctctaagtGCTTTCAGTGTTAAGAATGGAGGCGTGAGGGACATATAAAAGACTTATTCTCTCACCGCGACAACACAAGTACAAAGAGAAACATGACATAATAGTGAAGAAACTCTTCTCTTATTATTTATTATAAGAGATACATACTTATATCGGTGcaaggtggaattttaaattttaaaACGAAATTCGGTGTTTACTCTGCGAATTTCGGTGCAATTTGTTGTTTCGGACCGAAAAACATTTCTCATGTTGGGAAAATTGTAAATTTTGATAGGATTCATCGAAAAGCACCGAAACACGACTGAAAATTACTTTTCGCTTTTATGAGGTTTTTTAGTAGTGAACCAAAAATCCTGAATTTTGTAGAAAAAACAATTCACGTAAGGTccaattttttttttaaaaaaacttcaAAATTCGACAAATTTTGTTCAAAATTTCTAACTCTAGCTGCCGTTCCAGCCTATCCCACACCGTAGGTGCTTTGCTTAAAGGCAGACCAggcttagggcctgtttggttagATTGTGCCTGTGGAAAAAACTGTTgtgagctgtgaaaaaagttgctataagctgtgagctgttaaaaatTCTAAAACCGTTTGGTAGAACACACTAAAAGCCGCTAAAAGTTCTTCTAAATATATTTTCACAGTTCATTCGAAAGTCGTTAAAAGCAGGTCTAGATTTGTTTTCATATTTGCACCGCAagaaagtcagcttttagaaaaagctattTCTAAATCAAGTATTTGGTTTGACTATTGACTTTTAAGGGGTAAAAGATAAAattaaaagtcaaaccaaacacactaacATCAGTCCGGCTAGGCTAGACTTTTGTATTGGGCTGTATCTCCATAAACGGCCCAAACTAATACCATGGCCCATAAAACTTATTGGGTTTGTCGCCTATTCAGGTTTTCCCCCGAACCACACTGATGTTGATGTGGGCTATTAAGTTTGTTCTCTGAAAAGTGTTCGAACCTAATTGTGTGTTTTCCCTCTGAATATTACCTCGGTGTTTGATTGCAGTGTTTACTATTCATTCCAGTTTATTCGGCAGTAAGAGCTTTTCCTATCTGAGCGTGTATCTTAATTATAATACGTTCAGTTCGTCATCTTCCTAAACCCTGCACCCAGTCTTGCAGACCCAGAGTGGCCTCAGCCCTCAACTGAAGGAAAAGATCAGATCCTTTGTGGTTGGTGGTGGCAATGGCAGATACCGGACGCCGACAGCACACGCGGACATGCCTCTATATAATATATATCGACTTCAATAAACCGATAAGCTTTGATTCATTTGGCAAGGAGCCAAGGAACAAGAAGACGCCATTCCTCAGTACATGGTGCTAGCTGGTAGTACCTCACAGGGTTCGTTAGACGTAGACATGGAAGTTGGGACTCTTGGGAGAACTGAAGCTAGAATCAGGCACATTTCAGTCCTTGCCCATGTCAGCTAAAACCGCCACTATTTCAGCGCAGCAAATTGTCGTTGCTAGTTTCTTAATTAAAAAAAAGATACCGTTCAGATTCTAAGATCAGTCACCATAACCACAGTTCTGTTCAAGGACATGCAGGCAGTGCAAGAGATGATTATGTCTAAACAGATTATCGTCGATCACCATCAGAAAAAGGTATCAGAACGCGAACTGACAGCTGACCATAGCTTGGTTGGTTTGAAAAAAAATCTACCCATTATGGATAACAGCTTTAGCTAGCATCAATATGAAAGTTGTGAACCAAACTTCATCGTGGATTTTTCCTCTTGGAAACGACCGCAAGCTCCGGATCCTAGTTAGGTCAGGGGACACAGCAGAACAATCCACAGAGACGGGACCGCACCACCGCTTGATCTCCACGCGATCAAGAACAGTCGGCTCCGAATAAGTTCAGGCACAAGCTTACACACCACAGGTGGCGAAGCCAGCCGGGCATGTGGCACAATGCGGGCTCGATCATGCCCCGTAGCCTTCAACACAGTGCGCAACGACAGAAGACTGAGTGAGTGACTGGCCCCGTAGGCCGCATCCATTCACAGACACATCTTGATCGGAGCCGCATAGATTCTCAGCACTGTTCCTGATGAGGTGACATGAGTTCGACCCCAAGGACTTGTAGTTCTCGTCCGCACTGGGCATGGCCCTTCCGGCTTTGGCTGCTCGTCTTTGGCGAGTTCAGTCGGTTGGTATTTGGTTCGTGTCCAGCGTGGCGCTTGACAGCAAGTGATGAAGACCATCACGCATCAGAAGGACGATCGACGAATAGTATGTGTCCGTAGAAAAGGACGTTACCACTGAAAATTCTGTTGTGTGCTCTGGCCTCTAAGAGGGAGGGACACTGGCAGACGGGATGGCTTACCGGATCGCCATGCAGATTGTTAGTTCTTACTTTATTAAAactaaaagaagaagaagaaaaagaaaggaaaGGAATCCGGCTGTCCTCTTTCTTTCCCTCTTGTGCTTACAAAAAGGTTTATATACACGAAATGATCCATATGGAAAAGGTGTGGTTTTTTCCTCTCTCCTTAATATATTTATGCAGACATATTCTCTGCTTTTCTTTTTTTAAAACATTTGAAACCTGTTATTGGGTACAGGCGTACAGCATTACTACGTAGACTTAGGTGCTAAGGAACATGAATGTTTCCATTAACGACCAAACGATCAATCACAGATGTGCTCTGCTCACCGGATATGCAAATCCTCAAGAGATGGTATCGCTTTCCATTCTGTTTTACTCAAATGATATAAGGGTCCttctttattttttttattaCCCCTCGACTTTCGACTAGCATTCTCAAGAGATGATATCAGTATAATACTCCGTATCACTTTCCAGCTGAACAGAAGACTTGAGGGGTTTTCATTTGGCTTGTTGAATTTCTCTCCCTGTTGAAGCCGCTCGTCGCGCATTCTATAAAATATGTGTTCAGTTTCTTCAGACATTTGGTCTCATGGTCGTCGGTTTCAGTACTGTAAATTTGTAATTTTTTTTATCTGTTTGACTTTGTCGAGTCCAGCCGAAAGACGCAAATTTAACTTGCTCTGTACAGTGTAATATACGCTCGGAATTTGATCAGGAGGATGGACTCGGTAACCGTGGTCTTATAAAAAAGCGTGAGCGCAGGGCAAATTGTATATAACAATTCAGCGTTGCATGCGCGACACGCCCCACTAATGGGCAACTGCCGCAACCCGTGGTTCACATGAATTCCTAAGGGTCCGTTCGCTTGACAGTGAATAGAAGACCGGAACTGTTCCAGCCTGGATTGTTTATCTAATTTGTATAAGTTTTGATCAACAAAAACAATTCTTGGTGCAATCTTGCAGAAACGAACGGGCCCTAAGGGGCCGTTGATTTCTTCCGAAACGGAACCATGGATCAATTTCTAGCCGGTTTGTTTCTAtaatttatataagttttgatCAGCTGGAATGATTCCTGGTCCATTCCTAGATAAACTAACAAGGCCTAAAGATCTTTCCGAGTCTACGCAGCACAGCACAGGTTCACGTTCAGATACGGCTACAATACAAATTCCAGAATGCAAAAAATTAAAGAAGCATGCAATGTACTCGCTTGTCATCGGTGCTCATCTTCTTCACGAAAGGAAGTGGACATTTGGTCCTACACTCCTACTAGCGCACTGCCACTTGAGTGAAAAAAAAATGGAGGGCTTCTTATAGAGTTTATTGATCTGCACATTTACAAGAAGCAATTTGCTGCTAGTatataagtatatatatatatacttttcTGCTCCACTGAACAAAGCGGCATACCGTGCAAAAGTGCCAGTAGAAAACATCCATGCGACGCCAAGTGGACAGACGGGCCCACCGACAACCGAGCGTTGCCGCCGTTCCCGGCCGGGCTCTCAACTCGCAGTCGCCGGGTTTCCGGATCGGGAAGCAGCAGCGAGCCGCGGATTTCCGTCGGCCATTGCCCAGAACGAGCAACCACAGGGAAGAGAAAGAACATGCCTAGACTAGACACTAAAGCGAACCAACGGTTCCTGTAACGCGAAGTGTATAAGCTTCAGCTTCACTTGTAGTCTAGTACTGCTGCCCCGGGTGGCCGCTCAAGCACATGCCGTGAGAAAGAGCGTGGACTTGCCGAggcagtggagcggcggagtgttcttttctctttcttttttgTTTCAGTTTTTTCTATGGGAGGCACCGATGAACTGTGCTGGACGGTAGCGGCGTCGCATGCATCAGTCGAGCGGGTAGCATGTGTCCTCACCGCCCGTGTTCCACAGGAAGTGCGCGTAGGCTGCCGCGTGGTGCGCGTTGCCGGGGTCGGCGGCGATGGCCTCCTGGTACGTCTCCTCCGCGGCCGCGAGGTCGTTGCGCGCCTGCCACAGGAACGCCGCGTACCGCCCCAGCGCCTCCGCGTCCGCCGGCTCCGCGCGCACCGCCCTCCTGAAGAAGTGCTCCGCCCTGAACGCGCGCAGCGCAAAAGCAACACAGCTCCGGTCCGTCAGCGAGTGCATGCATGCACCATAAGAGCCATTACTGTATTGTAAacgtgcgcgcgcgcgcgcggcgcGGCGGTCGGTGCCGAGCCGACTCACCTGTCGAGGTCGCCCTGCACCTGGTACAGGAACTGCGCAAAGTTCGCCAGGAGCAGCGAGCTGTTGGGCTCCTCGGACACGGCCTGCTCGTATCTCTGCGCCGTGGCCACGTGCTCCTCCGACGGATAGGCCACGTCTGGCTTCGGTGCCTCCACGGGCGCGACGAGCTGCTCCAGGATTTCCGGGTCCATCAGCTCCTCTGCACGCACGCTCGCCTGCATCCTGATGGCTTCGTCGGATATCCGTTTCCAGATGACCAGCTCGTCCTGTACAGTCTGCTGTGCCTCCTCCACGGCCATTGAGTCGGACACGGACGCCTCcgaccccgcgcccgcgcccgcgcccaggGGCGTCGCCTGCGACACGTCCTGCGGCAGCACAGCTCCGCTTTGTCGGTACGACGACGACTCGTCCGACTGGCCGTCGCCCGTGGCGCCGGCAACCGGCCGCACCTTGCCGCCCCCGCCGCCGTTTCCGCCCACCGAGGCCGTGCGGCCAGTGGAGAACGTCTTGAGCGCGGGGGTGTCGAACCGCTGCTGCTGGGAATGGGATTGCTCCGGTTGCTGGGTGTCCACCATCTCCACAGCCGCCACGGCTGCGTGCGGTGGGAGGAGGCTGGCAGCGGCCGCGACGCTGTCGCCCATGGAGTAGACGGTGAAGTTGGCGAGGAGCAGCATGAGGGAGACCATAAGGGCCGGGGTGCCGGAGAAGATGTGCTGGAAGAGCCAGACGAAGGAGGCGTGCATCTCGGCGTGGACGCGCGCCAGGACGCCCTGCAGGTCCTCGTACAAGAGCGTCTCCCGCATCTGCAGCGTGAAGCTCTGGAGCTCccggatgatgagcaccatcgaGGAGAAGGCGCGCCCCACCGCGGCGCGCGCGGACTCGCCGGCGCTGTCGACCAGCCGCTCGTCCCACCGCCCCTGCTCCAGCTGCT
This genomic window contains:
- the LOC100275225 gene encoding uncharacterized protein LOC100275225, coding for MGIQVAAVVIPPPCSSPSSSSSSPASPSSSAIATSPQHAVLGARLARSQSSLACWNAAGLGRRRGGEHTIRRALSASIDSVGSDGGDDEEFSRRIQELAVGQHPGAGGCGWPASVERSASSVGLPLSLRMLKRRKQQQLEQGRWDERLVDSAGESARAAVGRAFSSMVLIIRELQSFTLQMRETLLYEDLQGVLARVHAEMHASFVWLFQHIFSGTPALMVSLMLLLANFTVYSMGDSVAAAASLLPPHAAVAAVEMVDTQQPEQSHSQQQRFDTPALKTFSTGRTASVGGNGGGGGKVRPVAGATGDGQSDESSSYRQSGAVLPQDVSQATPLGAGAGAGSEASVSDSMAVEEAQQTVQDELVIWKRISDEAIRMQASVRAEELMDPEILEQLVAPVEAPKPDVAYPSEEHVATAQRYEQAVSEEPNSSLLLANFAQFLYQVQGDLDRAEHFFRRAVRAEPADAEALGRYAAFLWQARNDLAAAEETYQEAIAADPGNAHHAAAYAHFLWNTGGEDTCYPLD